Proteins encoded together in one Candidatus Xianfuyuplasma coldseepsis window:
- a CDS encoding PadR family transcriptional regulator, whose protein sequence is MNTQFKKGIIELCVLKIVSMKDMYGFEVIETISKEIEVNENTIYPILRRLTKQGYFETYKKVVQVGAPRKYYKLTDTGAKQLAEYEQEWGDFLASVTRILGGSMV, encoded by the coding sequence GTGAATACACAATTCAAAAAAGGAATCATTGAACTTTGTGTTTTGAAGATTGTCAGTATGAAAGACATGTATGGCTTTGAAGTCATTGAGACGATATCAAAAGAGATTGAAGTAAATGAGAATACCATCTATCCAATCTTACGACGATTAACAAAACAAGGGTATTTTGAGACGTATAAGAAAGTAGTACAAGTTGGCGCTCCACGAAAGTACTATAAACTAACCGATACTGGAGCAAAGCAACTTGCGGAATACGAACAAGAATGGGGCGATTTTCTTGCCAGTGTGACACGAATATTAGGAGGTAGTATGGTATGA
- a CDS encoding DUF1700 domain-containing protein — MKDQYLNRLKTLLSEYVMDEQEMADILQDYDEMYDNYKDYGMQDNEIEDKLGSPEKIIGDLTDGYIKKVQIKEQKQESKRTKIIAISPFVALVLFFVGGFGFGWWAYSWTAFLLIPMVAIISEMAGQDKHVFVALSPFIALIGFGILGFGYELWHPGWLIFLIIPVIAITTDAKGMSFLEYLTAISTFIALPIYFLYFGPQDMWVPGWLIFLMIPIIGALNETNKLRMFILEFLIIGGAVAYVYIGETYQAYDWALLAFVPIAVYGLFSTENKFFDMPREYRLLVLVLAAGYVAAGLIGNLIDYNLWGYAWLLFLLIPVYAITKETNGNERAIAITPFIAVFIFYSLGYFFGWWAFSWLAFLLIPVVAILKEA, encoded by the coding sequence ATGAAAGATCAATATCTAAATCGCTTAAAAACTCTGTTAAGTGAGTACGTCATGGACGAACAGGAAATGGCGGACATCCTTCAAGATTACGATGAGATGTATGATAATTATAAAGACTATGGTATGCAGGATAACGAGATTGAAGACAAACTTGGTTCGCCAGAAAAAATCATTGGTGACTTAACCGACGGTTATATCAAAAAGGTGCAAATCAAAGAACAGAAACAAGAATCAAAACGGACAAAGATTATTGCGATTAGTCCATTTGTGGCCTTGGTACTATTTTTTGTTGGTGGATTTGGCTTTGGTTGGTGGGCGTATTCTTGGACCGCATTCTTATTAATTCCAATGGTCGCGATCATTAGTGAAATGGCGGGACAGGATAAACATGTATTTGTTGCACTAAGTCCGTTCATTGCATTGATTGGCTTTGGAATTCTAGGTTTTGGCTATGAGTTGTGGCATCCTGGATGGTTGATATTCTTAATTATTCCAGTGATTGCAATTACAACCGATGCCAAAGGTATGTCATTCCTAGAATATCTCACGGCGATTTCAACGTTTATCGCATTACCAATCTATTTCCTTTATTTTGGTCCCCAGGATATGTGGGTACCAGGATGGTTAATCTTCTTGATGATTCCGATTATTGGTGCGTTAAATGAAACCAATAAACTGCGAATGTTCATTTTAGAATTCTTAATTATTGGTGGCGCAGTAGCGTATGTCTATATCGGTGAAACCTATCAAGCATATGATTGGGCGCTATTAGCCTTTGTCCCAATTGCTGTCTACGGATTATTCTCAACAGAAAACAAATTCTTTGATATGCCCCGCGAGTACCGTCTATTGGTATTGGTTCTCGCCGCAGGTTATGTCGCTGCCGGATTAATTGGTAATCTCATCGATTATAATTTATGGGGATATGCATGGTTATTATTCTTGTTAATCCCAGTCTATGCAATTACAAAAGAAACAAATGGAAATGAACGGGCGATTGCGATTACCCCATTCATTGCGGTGTTTATCTTCTACAGCCTTGGTTATTTCTTTGGCTGGTGGGCCTTCTCATGGCTCGCATTCTTACTCATTCCAGTTGTCGCAATCTTAAAAGAGGCCTAG
- a CDS encoding TetR/AcrR family transcriptional regulator codes for MSEFLQHDDARKNRILEAALAEFAEKGYKKASTNSIVREAKVSKGLLFHYFISKKELYIYLHQYAVDTITKELYEGVNFADRDVLNRLSASTVQKIDSYNKHPLFVQLFENHVFVEDEEIQQRTNAYSQQVAKDSYDKLFSNIDYFLFNDKININHALEVVKWTIDRISKDWVVKHNFTFKPENYDSLVEEIDVYLDLFRASFYK; via the coding sequence ATGAGTGAGTTTTTACAACACGATGACGCTCGTAAAAATCGAATTCTGGAAGCTGCGTTAGCAGAGTTTGCTGAGAAAGGATATAAAAAAGCATCGACGAACTCCATCGTTCGGGAAGCCAAAGTATCCAAAGGGTTGTTATTTCACTACTTTATTAGTAAAAAGGAATTGTATATTTACTTACATCAATATGCAGTAGATACGATTACCAAAGAATTATATGAAGGTGTAAACTTTGCCGATCGTGATGTATTAAATCGATTAAGTGCTTCTACTGTGCAAAAGATTGATTCTTATAACAAACATCCATTGTTTGTTCAACTATTTGAGAATCATGTCTTTGTTGAGGATGAAGAGATTCAACAACGAACAAATGCATATTCACAACAAGTAGCGAAAGACTCATATGACAAACTATTTAGCAACATTGATTACTTCTTATTTAATGATAAAATTAATATTAATCATGCATTAGAAGTTGTTAAATGGACAATTGATCGTATCAGTAAAGACTGGGTTGTAAAACACAACTTCACCTTTAAACCAGAAAACTACGATAGTCTTGTTGAAGAAATTGATGTTTATCTCGATTTATTCCGCGCAAGTTTTTACAAGTAA
- a CDS encoding FtsX-like permease family protein, whose protein sequence is MKWLFKDQLQKIRQNKLNFISLSLLVLVIAMTFTAVKSSIRRLDANVDDYLEVQQLEDFYFSMGALDVNVLPGSATLELCDQLDIYNDCLYDISFVDDPVHVNHLNTIINDAINDNPLLYESIVDSYADEFASEYNLTIEKSFVVDIIEGEYNYKFVSVTEDINVPYIVSGRIPEDHNEIAIFPEFAELNDLSIGDEYIIDGKAFTIVGTFYKPEFLFPIFSLTTVTYEPEYQTLVLGTKETIRDLNEYIFNKYLVIGDLDQILPDYGYSSIQSNDYSMLGKGMQMIYFLMPADINFRIIALQTEITNANAFINAFLPVFTTLIVLLLLLFMKKYIDQNKADIKTLHAIGYSDKELSLALLTQPFFIGLFGMIGYLIGLLVSNQFFDLYSARYLYPKAGFQFDIDLFVIAGILPLLAIILMNYLFIRVSLRDKLHVFKAPWIRLHKFVTTKTLLFTASLIFIVSVLIGFGLNGNSMFNSFIDYTKKGNHYAEMISLQNMTNTDHFDTYETYTKSPAKIIQVNSRTLKTVQSTIVYGISPTTTLKRLINDEISSNQLVNEGVVISDFLHTSLGLDIGDTITYTIGEVEVEETVVGVSNELLENNFYTSQTKLNSYFSLDDTYYNGLYTTDYNYDSPRVLSRIDYNNSLEEFSAILNVSSLIINYLVVLSVILSIFIFSLVMINYFTSHRLDIAILRSIGYSNNELHIKYLVPLFILLVLFYIISIPITDWMINYLLTMLMDSIGFKLIVEITVVNIIVGFTILCMLFGIFIMYINKYYNSLHISSILKHSTK, encoded by the coding sequence ATGAAATGGCTGTTCAAAGATCAACTTCAAAAAATACGACAAAACAAGCTTAATTTCATTAGTTTAAGCCTTCTAGTGTTGGTGATTGCGATGACATTTACCGCCGTCAAATCGTCGATCAGACGTTTGGACGCGAATGTCGATGACTATCTCGAAGTCCAACAACTTGAAGACTTCTATTTTAGTATGGGTGCACTCGATGTGAACGTATTACCTGGAAGTGCCACCTTAGAACTATGTGATCAGTTGGACATATATAATGATTGTCTCTACGATATCAGCTTTGTAGATGATCCCGTTCATGTCAATCATCTCAATACGATTATCAACGATGCAATCAATGATAATCCGCTATTATATGAATCGATTGTCGATTCGTACGCCGATGAGTTTGCGTCAGAATACAACTTAACCATTGAAAAAAGCTTCGTCGTTGATATCATCGAGGGCGAATACAACTATAAGTTTGTGAGTGTCACAGAAGACATCAATGTCCCGTATATCGTGTCGGGAAGAATACCTGAAGATCACAATGAGATTGCGATCTTTCCCGAGTTCGCAGAACTCAATGATCTATCCATCGGCGATGAATACATCATTGATGGAAAAGCTTTCACGATTGTTGGTACATTCTATAAACCAGAATTTCTGTTTCCGATCTTCAGTCTTACAACCGTTACCTACGAGCCGGAATATCAAACATTAGTTCTAGGTACCAAAGAAACGATTCGTGATTTAAACGAATACATCTTTAATAAGTATTTGGTAATCGGAGATTTGGATCAGATTCTTCCAGATTATGGATATTCCTCGATCCAATCCAACGATTACAGCATGCTTGGTAAAGGAATGCAGATGATTTATTTCTTAATGCCAGCCGACATCAATTTTAGAATCATTGCCCTACAAACAGAGATTACCAATGCGAATGCATTTATCAATGCCTTCTTACCGGTGTTTACAACGTTGATTGTGTTACTGCTTCTCCTATTTATGAAAAAGTATATCGATCAAAACAAAGCAGACATCAAAACCTTACATGCGATTGGTTATAGTGATAAGGAATTATCTCTAGCCTTATTAACACAACCATTCTTCATTGGACTGTTTGGGATGATTGGATACCTCATTGGATTATTGGTATCCAATCAGTTCTTTGATTTATACAGTGCACGGTACTTATATCCCAAAGCAGGATTTCAGTTTGATATCGATTTATTTGTGATTGCTGGTATTCTACCGCTCCTTGCAATCATCCTTATGAATTATTTATTTATTCGCGTAAGCCTACGCGATAAACTTCATGTATTTAAAGCACCATGGATTCGACTTCATAAATTTGTCACAACCAAAACCCTACTCTTTACCGCTTCCCTAATTTTCATCGTTTCCGTTCTCATTGGGTTTGGTCTAAATGGAAACTCAATGTTTAATTCCTTTATTGATTACACAAAAAAGGGAAATCATTATGCAGAAATGATTTCGTTACAAAATATGACCAATACCGACCATTTTGATACCTACGAGACCTATACAAAATCCCCTGCAAAAATCATACAGGTCAATTCTCGAACGCTCAAAACGGTTCAGTCAACGATTGTTTATGGTATTTCACCTACTACTACATTAAAACGGTTAATAAATGATGAAATTTCCAGTAATCAGCTCGTAAATGAAGGTGTTGTAATCTCTGATTTCTTACATACGTCACTTGGTCTAGATATCGGTGATACCATTACATATACCATTGGTGAAGTCGAGGTCGAAGAGACCGTTGTCGGGGTATCCAATGAACTATTAGAAAACAATTTCTATACGTCTCAGACAAAACTAAATAGCTACTTTTCACTGGATGATACCTACTATAATGGTCTTTATACAACGGATTATAACTACGATTCACCACGTGTTTTATCTCGAATTGATTACAATAATTCTTTAGAAGAATTTTCGGCAATCCTCAATGTTTCTAGCCTGATCATCAACTATTTAGTGGTCTTAAGCGTGATACTAAGCATCTTCATTTTCAGTCTTGTGATGATTAATTACTTTACATCTCATCGGCTAGATATCGCCATATTACGCTCGATTGGTTATTCCAATAACGAGCTGCATATAAAGTACTTAGTCCCGTTATTTATTCTCTTAGTTCTCTTTTATATCATCTCGATTCCGATTACCGATTGGATGATTAATTACCTACTGACGATGCTGATGGATAGTATTGGTTTTAAATTAATTGTAGAGATCACTGTAGTAAATATTATTGTTGGCTTTACCATCTTATGTATGCTCTTTGGTATCTTTATTATGTATATTAATAAGTACTATAATTCGCTTCATATTTCCTCAATATTAAAACATTCTACCAAATAA
- a CDS encoding PadR family transcriptional regulator, which translates to MPVNKTDLLKNLDAELRKGTLVLAVLSQLKQKHYGYSLVESLNDKGLRIDQNTLYPLLRRLDKYELLTSTWEVMDPRPRKYYQLSELGHDILDELTTIYNTNHETVSRLLKEE; encoded by the coding sequence ATGCCAGTGAATAAAACCGACCTACTCAAAAACCTAGATGCCGAACTTCGTAAAGGGACATTGGTTCTTGCAGTCCTATCCCAGTTAAAACAAAAACACTATGGATATAGTTTAGTTGAATCGCTAAACGACAAAGGCTTACGCATTGATCAAAATACATTATATCCCTTATTACGACGTCTCGACAAATACGAACTCTTAACATCCACCTGGGAAGTTATGGATCCCCGTCCCCGGAAATACTATCAACTCTCCGAATTAGGCCATGACATCTTAGATGAACTAACTACTATTTATAACACCAATCATGAAACCGTATCACGATTGCTGAAGGAGGAATAA
- a CDS encoding DegV family protein: MSDKIAIVACSNSCLDYFDYDYEIPIFRSTLHLGDEDYLDYVDISADDFYQRLEQDKSIFPSSSYMPLGQMIEIYEDLVKKGYNKAIVISISAKMSGIYNAAQMAANEVEELDVTVFDSKTLAYPQAKMALTASKMAEEGQSVESIINELAYIRDNNRVYFAVNTLTYLVKNGRLSNASGFIGNTLKIKPLLTISPDGAVETVEKIRTFKKAVEAVLDRYFDETAGHNVEPFVIHANNPEVRDYIINRLQEADPSLKDVFSMPLTAVVGAHAGPKTIGLGYYIKK, translated from the coding sequence ATGAGTGATAAAATTGCGATTGTAGCGTGTTCCAATTCATGTTTAGACTATTTTGATTATGATTATGAGATTCCCATTTTCAGGTCTACCCTGCATTTAGGCGATGAGGATTATCTCGATTATGTTGATATATCAGCCGATGATTTTTACCAGCGTTTAGAACAAGATAAATCGATTTTCCCTAGTAGTAGTTACATGCCTTTAGGACAAATGATTGAGATTTATGAAGATCTTGTCAAAAAAGGATACAACAAAGCAATTGTGATTTCGATATCAGCGAAGATGTCAGGAATCTACAATGCAGCCCAAATGGCAGCGAACGAAGTCGAGGAACTGGATGTTACCGTATTTGATTCAAAAACGTTGGCTTATCCGCAAGCAAAAATGGCCTTAACAGCATCCAAGATGGCTGAAGAAGGACAAAGTGTCGAATCAATTATCAATGAGCTGGCGTACATCCGTGACAACAATCGAGTATACTTTGCCGTAAACACATTAACGTATCTGGTTAAGAATGGACGGTTATCGAATGCCAGTGGGTTTATTGGAAACACCCTAAAAATTAAACCGCTGTTGACGATTAGTCCCGATGGTGCAGTCGAAACCGTCGAAAAAATCCGTACGTTTAAAAAAGCAGTAGAAGCCGTATTGGATCGCTATTTTGACGAAACCGCAGGACATAATGTTGAACCATTTGTGATTCATGCGAATAATCCTGAGGTTCGGGATTACATCATTAATCGTTTACAAGAAGCTGATCCATCACTAAAAGATGTATTCTCGATGCCTCTTACAGCAGTTGTTGGTGCTCACGCGGGACCCAAGACGATTGGTCTAGGATACTACATAAAAAAATAG
- a CDS encoding HAAS signaling domain-containing protein: protein MDLLERYLYQIKRYLPLKEREETINELRSLLLDQLDQSDNPDKDDALRSIIIEFGEPRDVASRYNERGPIISKQMEPIMMLVMKIVSITLPLVLLFADSLAFVMEEPDFSAMDFLLNLAYMIPNALYALMISIGMIFIIFALIERYLQPKFDIEEHTFKPELLPKLPAKVFKMSYFESIFTILILVAMLYIINLRPGLIGIYFDGQVRPLFNNNFDKLVPLLNVGWFATILLHIYYLYAQRKNLTTKTLELILAVYGAIIFIILATSNVFNSVIIDGFELDFLPTLFKYIFLFIAVASIIGNAVEYIKMFINLEDLDEVQKK, encoded by the coding sequence ATGGATTTACTCGAACGCTATTTATATCAAATCAAACGCTATCTGCCGTTAAAAGAACGCGAAGAAACAATCAATGAACTTCGGTCCTTACTACTGGATCAACTCGATCAAAGCGACAACCCCGATAAAGACGATGCCTTACGTTCCATTATTATTGAATTTGGCGAACCACGCGACGTCGCATCCCGCTACAATGAACGAGGACCAATCATCAGTAAGCAAATGGAACCCATCATGATGCTTGTGATGAAGATTGTATCGATTACATTACCATTAGTACTATTGTTTGCCGATAGCCTGGCATTTGTCATGGAAGAACCCGACTTTTCGGCGATGGACTTCTTATTAAATCTTGCCTATATGATTCCCAATGCACTATATGCACTAATGATTTCAATTGGGATGATCTTTATCATTTTCGCATTAATCGAACGCTATCTACAACCTAAGTTTGATATCGAAGAACATACCTTCAAACCGGAACTTCTTCCCAAATTACCCGCAAAAGTATTTAAGATGTCCTATTTTGAATCGATCTTCACCATCTTAATTCTTGTGGCTATGCTCTACATCATCAACCTACGTCCTGGCTTAATCGGTATCTACTTCGATGGCCAAGTTCGTCCGTTATTCAATAATAATTTCGACAAACTAGTCCCCTTATTAAATGTTGGTTGGTTTGCCACAATACTACTTCACATATATTACTTATACGCTCAGCGCAAAAACCTGACAACCAAAACCCTCGAACTCATCCTTGCCGTATATGGCGCAATTATATTTATCATCCTCGCAACAAGCAACGTCTTCAACTCCGTTATTATCGACGGATTCGAACTTGATTTTCTCCCGACTTTATTTAAATATATTTTCTTATTCATTGCTGTTGCTTCCATCATCGGCAACGCTGTCGAATACATCAAGATGTTCATCAACCTCGAAGACCTTGATGAAGTACAAAAAAAATAG
- a CDS encoding GGDEF and EAL domain-containing protein, whose protein sequence is MNFFGYLKRDKLIRETLIFLVLLWVLISLMFWYGIRLYSQINYNSQQESTYDMLEHHAEDLYNTSISFQSFVLSSENITLEEFQQYWSYLSSHNSEIDYVTYAPAGVIEYASPVNYMTEFEGVDLIQSFSVSERADFVEAQSNSDMFVIFDENNNYMTIHTPIMDEDEFVGLFSVHYNLDEYLNKLYFTNEKSDVRLLLEDHELLSGTGDFREELMLHVHGLDFTLSTNYTNDQYSMLHQSLIIIMSASFMTFGVIFFLVFNNQKRMSEYMAYMEYSEAYSLTTDLKNRNSLVKDFNHLASTTEGFYFAYGVFNNIKFINYKYGYVIGEGLVKEAIRLISGVIREGTEMYHLGGDEYAFLLNSTMKAEVRNILQRVLRVFDRDIVIKKIRTNISLSLGVVYYPTQGQTMEELIKNAHLALSQSSIINSNNFAFFDKRTMSDLIGNQDFDIFVSKLQLTNFDTYMMPMLDVTTNKIVGFECLSRAFNEFNEMLDTGAIVNSLERSGRIEELDVYVFQRVLTYMKELNIVDPKNDLFLSVNVSALSFNDSFVQRVIKLFKESKLNHGTIVLELTESYKVEDYDYLIRLFKRLDRAGIKTAIDDFGSGYSSISYISKFPIYMIKVDKAYVRDYEINEFNRTLFLTLQSIVKVLECRMVAEGVDDPETLDFLRENDGEWYQGFLYSKGVPFEEAVKMYLDSKTKKIK, encoded by the coding sequence ATGAACTTTTTTGGCTACTTAAAACGCGATAAACTGATTCGGGAAACATTGATTTTCCTTGTTTTGTTATGGGTTTTAATCTCATTGATGTTTTGGTATGGGATTCGTTTATATAGTCAGATCAATTATAATAGCCAACAAGAAAGTACGTATGACATGTTGGAACATCATGCTGAAGATTTATACAATACGTCAATAAGTTTTCAGTCGTTTGTATTATCGTCGGAGAATATTACCCTTGAAGAGTTTCAACAGTATTGGTCGTACTTATCCTCGCATAATAGTGAAATTGATTATGTAACGTATGCCCCAGCTGGTGTGATTGAATATGCATCACCCGTCAACTATATGACAGAGTTTGAGGGTGTGGATTTGATTCAGTCGTTCTCAGTGAGTGAACGTGCCGATTTTGTCGAAGCACAATCGAATAGTGATATGTTTGTCATATTTGATGAGAATAACAACTATATGACGATTCATACACCGATTATGGATGAGGATGAATTTGTCGGATTGTTCAGTGTTCATTACAATCTCGATGAGTATCTTAATAAACTATATTTTACCAATGAAAAAAGCGATGTCCGACTTCTTCTTGAAGATCATGAGTTACTTTCAGGTACCGGGGACTTCCGTGAAGAATTAATGCTTCATGTACATGGACTTGATTTTACCCTAAGTACGAACTATACAAACGATCAGTATAGCATGTTACATCAGAGTTTAATCATTATAATGTCTGCTTCCTTTATGACATTTGGGGTTATCTTCTTCTTGGTCTTTAACAATCAAAAACGAATGAGTGAATACATGGCGTATATGGAGTATTCGGAAGCGTATAGTCTCACCACCGATTTGAAGAATCGGAATTCACTCGTAAAGGATTTTAATCATTTAGCCTCAACAACAGAGGGATTCTATTTTGCCTATGGCGTCTTTAACAATATCAAGTTCATCAATTATAAATATGGATACGTCATCGGTGAAGGCCTTGTCAAGGAAGCAATTCGGTTGATTAGCGGTGTTATTCGTGAAGGTACTGAGATGTATCATCTTGGTGGCGATGAATATGCCTTCTTGTTAAACAGTACAATGAAAGCAGAAGTAAGAAACATCTTACAACGGGTTCTTCGAGTCTTTGATCGCGATATTGTCATCAAGAAAATTCGAACGAATATATCGTTGTCCCTTGGTGTTGTTTATTATCCAACACAAGGACAAACGATGGAAGAATTGATTAAAAATGCCCACTTGGCCTTAAGCCAATCGAGTATTATCAATAGTAATAACTTTGCGTTCTTTGATAAGCGGACGATGTCCGACTTAATTGGAAATCAAGACTTTGATATCTTTGTCAGTAAACTACAGCTAACGAATTTTGATACCTATATGATGCCGATGTTAGATGTTACGACGAATAAGATTGTTGGCTTTGAATGTTTGAGTCGCGCGTTTAATGAGTTTAATGAGATGCTCGATACCGGGGCAATCGTCAACAGTTTGGAACGCAGTGGCCGTATTGAAGAGTTGGATGTTTATGTCTTCCAACGCGTCCTAACATATATGAAAGAACTGAACATTGTCGATCCCAAAAATGATTTATTCTTAAGTGTCAATGTATCCGCATTATCGTTTAACGATTCGTTTGTTCAACGTGTTATAAAATTATTTAAAGAGTCTAAACTAAATCATGGGACGATTGTATTAGAACTCACAGAAAGTTATAAAGTGGAAGATTATGACTATCTAATTCGTTTATTTAAACGGTTGGATCGCGCTGGAATTAAAACGGCAATTGATGATTTCGGTAGTGGGTATTCATCCATCAGTTATATTTCGAAGTTCCCGATTTATATGATAAAAGTCGATAAGGCCTACGTTCGAGATTATGAAATTAATGAGTTTAACCGTACCTTATTCCTTACGCTTCAAAGTATTGTGAAAGTCCTAGAATGTCGGATGGTCGCCGAAGGTGTTGACGATCCGGAGACTTTGGATTTCCTTCGCGAAAACGACGGTGAATGGTATCAAGGATTCCTATATTCCAAAGGCGTACCATTCGAAGAAGCAGTGAAAATGTATCTCGATTCCAAAACAAAAAAAATCAAGTAA
- a CDS encoding FAD-dependent oxidoreductase: MKRYVLTLQSITNSKDYYTFRFDKPNGLSFEPGQYGVFLHVDKDIEGRRMRAFTFASDPTDKVLEISTIIVDEPSDFKAKMKALQPGDTMTVDGPMGRFTLDPDEEAVFITTGIGITPVASIATGRIPKPMTLHYHEAEDNHLYTDRFDNEHLTVHLYSSLQEMTSAIKHNHNIQAMYYISGPMSFVGKITELLQTIGIDKDHMKSERFTGY; this comes from the coding sequence ATGAAACGATATGTTTTAACGTTACAATCCATAACAAATAGTAAGGACTATTACACATTTCGATTTGATAAACCAAACGGTCTTTCATTTGAACCAGGACAATACGGTGTTTTTCTTCATGTGGATAAGGACATTGAAGGTCGACGGATGCGCGCATTTACCTTTGCTTCAGACCCAACGGACAAAGTTTTAGAAATTTCCACAATCATCGTTGATGAACCATCGGACTTTAAAGCAAAAATGAAAGCCTTACAACCAGGGGATACGATGACGGTTGATGGACCGATGGGACGGTTTACCTTAGATCCTGATGAAGAAGCTGTGTTTATTACAACTGGAATTGGAATTACTCCTGTTGCAAGCATTGCAACTGGTCGTATACCGAAACCGATGACGCTACATTATCATGAAGCAGAAGACAATCATTTGTACACAGACCGTTTTGATAACGAGCATCTGACAGTACATTTATATTCGTCATTACAGGAGATGACATCCGCGATTAAACATAATCACAACATACAGGCAATGTACTATATTTCAGGTCCAATGTCATTTGTTGGAAAGATAACCGAATTGTTACAAACCATTGGCATTGATAAAGACCATATGAAATCCGAACGATTTACCGGATATTAG
- a CDS encoding cob(I)yrinic acid a,c-diamide adenosyltransferase — protein MKTIDNYKMITTKKGDTGTTKNYSNVRMDKTDILFDTLGHIDELSSMLGLVFHYSEYKDKIQTIQLDLQHINSLLATNPSDSHYENLIAITSDDIDRIEAWEQHLLDTCEIERRFVLPGSESSKEGAYLDVARSISRRVERALLQFVKATKRQDLSDVLAYANRLSDLLFIMARSVDKKK, from the coding sequence ATGAAAACCATTGATAACTACAAGATGATTACCACCAAAAAAGGTGACACGGGAACAACCAAAAACTACTCCAATGTGCGGATGGATAAGACGGATATCTTATTTGATACGTTAGGTCATATTGATGAATTGTCAAGCATGCTTGGGTTGGTCTTTCATTACAGTGAGTACAAAGACAAAATCCAAACGATTCAACTGGATTTACAACACATCAATTCGTTGCTCGCAACGAATCCGAGTGATTCACATTATGAGAATCTGATTGCGATTACAAGTGACGACATCGATCGAATCGAAGCCTGGGAACAACACCTATTAGATACCTGTGAGATCGAACGACGGTTTGTCCTACCGGGGAGTGAATCCTCAAAAGAGGGAGCTTATCTAGATGTGGCTCGTAGTATTTCACGACGCGTGGAACGGGCGTTATTGCAATTTGTCAAAGCGACGAAACGACAGGACTTATCTGATGTACTAGCCTACGCCAATCGATTAAGTGATTTATTGTTTATTATGGCACGCAGTGTTGATAAGAAAAAATAG